Proteins found in one Ptychodera flava strain L36383 chromosome 16, AS_Pfla_20210202, whole genome shotgun sequence genomic segment:
- the LOC139152855 gene encoding F-box DNA helicase 1-like — protein MSEQLFFHYIFQGRKYLVDLLTTVEAIYSLFCKDGKKIKNSFIKKFGSFDALREYANDAQDSELLPRIQIVETHGSKIHEYCERIRKRFVTNIKTANVVLTTAHKAKGLEFDTVKLTDDFLNSRESSPNTGDLLEDELNLLYVAMTRAKKRLWMKPALLKTLQEMGVLQDTAIMEW, from the exons ATGAGTGAACAGTTATTTTTCCATTACATTTTTCAGGGAAGGAAATATCTGGTAGATCTCCTAACTACAGTAGAAGCTATATACAGTTTGTTCTGTAAAG ATggaaagaaaattaagaatagCTTCATCAAGAAATTTGGATCCTTTGATGCTCTCagggaatatgcaaatgatgcaCAGGACTCCGAATTATTGCCCAGGATACAGATTGTTGAAACTCACGGAAGTAAGATACACGAATATTGTGAAAGGATAAGAAAGAGATTTGTAACAAACATTAAAACTGCTA ATGTTGTGTTGACGACAGCTCACAAAGCCAAGGGTTTGGAGTTTGACACTGTCAAGTTGACGGACGACTTTCTCAACTCTAGAGAATCATCGCCAAACACTG GGGATTTACTGGAAGATGAGCTAAATCTGTTGTATGTAGCAATGACTCGTGCCAAGAAAAGGTTGTGGATGAAGCCTGCGTTACTAAAAACTCTACAAGAAATGGG TGTTCTTCAGGACACAGCCATTATGGAATGGTAG